In the Caldibacillus debilis DSM 16016 genome, one interval contains:
- the rsmD gene encoding 16S rRNA (guanine(966)-N(2))-methyltransferase RsmD, whose protein sequence is MRVISGSKKGRKLHAVPGWNTRPTADRVKEAIFNMIGPYFSGGMGLDLFAGSGALGIEGLSRGLDKVIFVDHDRSAVQTIKRNLELCDLAQQAEVFKTDWKRALASIARRKLSFQVIWCDPPYQMNVYREVMAWADQHGTLAEEGVLVCEHNRELPLPEKCGDLIRFKHGEYGITAVSVYIKMGGAQDGTDCRLSGQF, encoded by the coding sequence GTGAGAGTCATATCCGGTTCGAAAAAGGGAAGAAAATTGCACGCCGTTCCCGGCTGGAACACGCGGCCGACCGCCGACAGGGTGAAGGAGGCCATCTTTAACATGATCGGCCCGTATTTTTCCGGGGGAATGGGCCTGGATTTGTTTGCCGGAAGCGGCGCCCTGGGAATAGAGGGGCTGAGCCGCGGATTGGACAAGGTCATTTTTGTCGACCATGACCGGAGCGCGGTTCAGACGATCAAACGAAATCTGGAACTTTGTGATCTCGCTCAGCAGGCGGAAGTGTTTAAAACCGACTGGAAACGGGCGTTGGCCTCGATCGCCCGCAGGAAACTTTCCTTTCAAGTCATCTGGTGCGATCCGCCTTATCAAATGAACGTGTACCGGGAGGTCATGGCCTGGGCGGATCAACACGGGACGCTTGCGGAAGAAGGGGTTCTCGTCTGCGAGCACAATCGGGAACTCCCTTTGCCGGAAAAATGCGGGGATTTGATCCGCTTCAAGCACGGGGAATACGGCATCACCGCGGTTTCCGTTTATATCAAGATGGGAGGGGCGCAAGATGGAACGGATTGCCGTCTGTCCGGGCAGTTTTGA
- a CDS encoding YlbE-like family protein, protein MRQTLMSIIRSDERLHLFIRRNPSWYRRLSRDPLEFENFKREAGRFSRMSWPEKIFQFSNGLQMAQMMFALFWPTDAGGKGQEPR, encoded by the coding sequence ATGAGGCAAACCTTGATGTCCATCATCCGTTCCGATGAGCGGCTCCATCTCTTCATCCGCCGGAATCCGTCCTGGTACCGCCGCCTCTCCCGGGATCCGCTGGAATTTGAAAATTTCAAAAGGGAAGCCGGCCGTTTTTCCCGGATGTCCTGGCCGGAAAAAATCTTTCAATTTTCCAACGGCCTGCAAATGGCGCAAATGATGTTCGCCCTTTTTTGGCCGACGGACGCCGGCGGAAAAGGGCAGGAACCGCGCTGA
- the ylbD gene encoding spore coat protein YlbD, which yields MAEKKLHPSVKRFKQFVKDHPHLIEQVRSGKTTWQKVYEDWTILGEDDDFWQNADYNQKGGKELKLDFLQPYLEKLKKMDVDQIQGYIGKVSETLELIQGFLQSEGQPGQGEGKNRPFSFRKD from the coding sequence TTGGCCGAGAAAAAATTGCACCCGTCCGTGAAGCGGTTCAAACAGTTTGTGAAAGATCACCCCCATTTGATCGAGCAGGTGCGGAGCGGAAAAACGACTTGGCAAAAAGTCTATGAAGATTGGACCATTTTGGGGGAAGACGATGATTTCTGGCAGAATGCGGATTACAATCAAAAAGGGGGAAAGGAATTAAAGCTGGATTTCCTCCAGCCTTATTTGGAAAAACTGAAGAAAATGGACGTTGATCAAATCCAGGGCTACATCGGAAAGGTCAGCGAAACGCTGGAATTGATCCAAGGCTTTCTGCAATCTGAAGGCCAGCCCGGGCAAGGGGAAGGGAAAAACCGTCCCTTCTCCTTCCGCAAAGATTGA
- a CDS encoding patatin-like phospholipase family protein, producing the protein MDRPTIGLALGSGGARGLAHLGVIKVFQEENIPIDYLAGSSIGALVAALVSAGQSIDKLYKIAVAVKRKYFLDFTRPKLGFIAGNRILEMIRIFTFHKNIEDLSVPLAIVATDLHTGERVVFREGPVAEAVRASISIPGVFVPAEYRGRLLVDGGVTDRIPVSAVKEMGADIVIGVNISGFTKNARIHSIYDVFFQSLDIMQAELTENRKLLADLMIHPEVDKFSSYAFTDVEAIISAGEAAARKQMPRIQKLIQERRESIT; encoded by the coding sequence TTGGACAGGCCGACGATCGGTTTGGCGCTCGGTTCGGGCGGAGCCCGGGGGCTGGCCCACCTTGGCGTGATCAAAGTTTTTCAGGAGGAAAACATCCCGATCGATTATTTGGCGGGATCCAGCATCGGCGCTTTGGTGGCGGCCCTCGTCAGCGCTGGACAAAGCATCGATAAACTTTATAAAATAGCGGTAGCGGTAAAAAGAAAATATTTTCTTGATTTCACCCGGCCCAAACTCGGTTTTATCGCCGGAAACCGGATTTTGGAAATGATCCGGATCTTCACTTTTCACAAAAACATTGAAGATTTGTCCGTTCCGCTGGCCATTGTGGCAACGGATCTTCATACCGGGGAAAGGGTCGTCTTCCGCGAAGGTCCCGTCGCCGAAGCGGTCCGGGCAAGCATTTCCATTCCAGGGGTATTTGTTCCCGCCGAGTACCGGGGAAGGCTTTTGGTCGACGGAGGGGTGACCGACCGGATTCCCGTTTCGGCGGTAAAGGAGATGGGCGCGGATATTGTCATCGGGGTCAACATATCCGGATTCACCAAAAACGCCCGGATCCATTCCATCTACGACGTGTTTTTCCAAAGCCTGGACATCATGCAGGCGGAGCTTACGGAAAACCGGAAACTGCTGGCGGATCTGATGATTCATCCGGAAGTGGACAAATTCAGCTCCTACGCCTTTACCGATGTGGAGGCCATCATTTCCGCCGGGGAAGCGGCCGCCAGAAAACAAATGCCCCGCATCCAAAAACTGATTCAAGAGCGGAGGGAATCGATCACTTGA
- the coaD gene encoding pantetheine-phosphate adenylyltransferase: MERIAVCPGSFDPITNGHVDIIKRGARIFDKIYVCVLNNSAKKALFSVEERLELIKDATKEIGNVHVDAYNGLLVDYAKKVNAQVILRGLRAVSDFEYEMRITAMNKKLNEEVDTFFIMTKKEYSFLSSSIVKEVAKYNGDISDLVPPSVERALKEKFGKQ, encoded by the coding sequence ATGGAACGGATTGCCGTCTGTCCGGGCAGTTTTGACCCGATTACGAACGGCCATGTGGACATTATTAAAAGAGGGGCAAGGATCTTTGATAAGATCTACGTCTGCGTCTTGAACAATTCGGCGAAAAAGGCCTTGTTTTCCGTCGAAGAGCGGCTTGAGCTGATCAAGGACGCGACGAAGGAGATCGGCAACGTCCACGTCGATGCATACAACGGCCTGTTGGTGGATTATGCCAAAAAGGTGAACGCCCAAGTGATTTTAAGGGGCCTTCGGGCCGTTTCCGATTTCGAATATGAAATGCGGATTACCGCGATGAACAAAAAACTGAATGAAGAGGTGGACACCTTTTTTATTATGACGAAGAAAGAATATTCCTTTTTAAGTTCCAGCATCGTGAAGGAAGTGGCGAAATATAACGGGGACATCTCGGATCTCGTGCCGCCTTCCGTGGAACGGGCGTTAAAGGAAAAATTCGGGAAACAGTAA
- a CDS encoding YlbF family regulator, which translates to MIATIEKVEILDAAEQLARMILDSELADKYRECYYRMKTDPNTQSRIRRFARMKERYEEVQRFGRYHPDYKQVMAELRQAKREMDLDENVARFKRAENELQDLLDQISVMIGRAVSENVKVSTGNPFFETAGKTGCSIGGSCGCSRAV; encoded by the coding sequence TTGATAGCCACGATCGAAAAAGTGGAGATTCTCGATGCCGCAGAGCAGTTGGCGCGAATGATCCTAGACAGCGAACTGGCCGACAAATACCGCGAGTGTTACTATAGAATGAAAACCGATCCGAATACCCAGTCCCGCATCCGGCGCTTTGCCAGGATGAAGGAACGGTACGAAGAGGTGCAGCGTTTCGGCAGGTACCATCCCGATTATAAACAGGTCATGGCGGAACTTCGCCAGGCGAAAAGGGAGATGGACCTGGACGAAAATGTCGCCCGGTTTAAAAGGGCGGAAAACGAACTGCAGGATCTGCTGGACCAAATCTCGGTGATGATCGGGAGGGCCGTCAGCGAAAATGTGAAGGTTTCCACGGGGAACCCCTTTTTTGAAACGGCCGGAAAAACCGGCTGCTCCATCGGGGGAAGCTGCGGCTGTTCCCGGGCTGTATAA
- a CDS encoding nucleotidyltransferase: MISAGIVVEYNPFHNGHLHHLNETKKRTDADVVIAVMSGNFLQRGEPAIVSKFARTKMALQAGCDIVVELPYAFAVQQAEIFADGAVRILASLGCRYLCFGSESGDINAFLDTFHWLERQKGRFDEILKEKMRLGFSYPKAAALAYSEMEGDGALLDLSQPNNILGYQYVKAIKDRQLDIIPLTIPRIKAGYHDPEFSSDTIASATSIRKAIFSEKGDLEPLKRYMPESSFEELLRFKREYGAWQNWENYWPFLKYRIIQSSPGELREIYDMEEGIEYRVREAAFRADSFQSFMEKLKTKRYTWTRLQRLSTHILMNAKKEEMKTYCQKPEYARLLGFSKRGRQYLNRMKEELAISLIAKASSRDGGAFELDKRAGYIYSFGFPPSVRQRVLEEEYKRPPVMAE, from the coding sequence ATGATCAGCGCGGGAATTGTCGTCGAATATAACCCTTTTCACAACGGCCATCTCCACCATTTGAACGAGACGAAAAAGCGGACGGACGCCGACGTGGTCATCGCCGTGATGAGCGGCAATTTTTTGCAGCGGGGCGAGCCGGCCATCGTATCCAAATTCGCAAGGACGAAAATGGCCCTTCAGGCAGGCTGCGATATCGTCGTGGAGCTCCCCTACGCGTTCGCCGTTCAACAGGCGGAGATCTTCGCCGACGGGGCCGTCCGGATCTTGGCCTCCCTCGGCTGCCGGTATCTCTGCTTCGGCAGCGAATCGGGGGATATCAACGCCTTTCTCGACACCTTCCATTGGCTGGAACGGCAAAAGGGGCGGTTCGACGAAATCCTGAAAGAAAAGATGCGGCTCGGGTTCAGCTATCCGAAGGCGGCCGCCCTGGCATATTCGGAGATGGAAGGGGATGGGGCCCTCCTCGACCTTTCCCAGCCGAACAATATTCTCGGCTATCAATATGTGAAGGCGATCAAGGACCGCCAGTTGGACATCATCCCCTTGACGATCCCGAGGATAAAGGCCGGCTACCACGATCCGGAATTCAGCTCCGACACGATCGCCAGCGCCACCAGCATCCGGAAGGCGATCTTTTCCGAAAAGGGGGATCTGGAACCGTTAAAAAGATACATGCCGGAGTCCAGTTTTGAAGAACTGCTCCGGTTTAAAAGGGAATACGGGGCGTGGCAAAACTGGGAAAATTACTGGCCCTTCCTGAAATACCGGATCATCCAGTCGAGCCCCGGCGAGTTGAGGGAGATTTACGACATGGAAGAAGGCATCGAATACCGGGTCCGGGAAGCGGCTTTCCGGGCGGACAGCTTCCAGTCCTTCATGGAAAAATTAAAGACGAAAAGGTACACATGGACGAGGCTGCAGCGCCTGAGCACCCATATCCTGATGAACGCGAAAAAGGAAGAGATGAAAACCTATTGCCAGAAACCCGAATATGCCCGTCTTCTCGGCTTCAGCAAAAGGGGCCGGCAATATCTAAACCGGATGAAGGAAGAATTGGCGATCTCCCTCATCGCAAAGGCATCTTCCCGCGACGGCGGCGCCTTCGAGCTGGATAAAAGGGCGGGATATATTTATTCCTTCGGTTTTCCGCCGTCCGTCCGGCAGCGGGTGCTGGAAGAGGAATACAAGCGGCCGCCGGTGATGGCGGAATAA
- a CDS encoding YlbG family protein — protein sequence MLFGQRQGIIVWVQSTKNARMLRKFGNIHYVSKRLKYVVLYCDADRAEETMRKIQSLPFVKKVELSFKPFLRTEFENSKPDKAKEYDYKLES from the coding sequence ATGCTGTTTGGACAAAGACAAGGAATCATCGTTTGGGTGCAGTCCACGAAAAACGCGAGGATGTTGCGAAAATTCGGCAATATCCATTATGTCTCCAAGAGGCTCAAATACGTGGTCTTGTACTGTGATGCGGACCGGGCGGAAGAGACGATGCGCAAAATCCAGTCTCTTCCCTTCGTGAAAAAGGTGGAATTGTCCTTCAAGCCCTTTTTGCGGACGGAATTTGAAAATTCGAAGCCAGACAAGGCGAAGGAATACGATTATAAATTGGAATCGTAA
- a CDS encoding SepM family pheromone-processing serine protease, protein MRKKRMRVPLLLAAAVVLFAAFFPLPYYVTRPGMAKELDSVVHVENGDRAEGKFFLTTVRMGRATIITYLMAKFQDYSEILPLDSVRLENETDEEYNVRQLYYMEESKENAIQAAFKAAGESYEVRHKGVYVLGVVKGMPAEGVLQAGDRIIAVDGKTFDSSDRFISYVQSKKEGDKITVTFLRKGKEHRKKILVRRIPELNKPGIGITLVEDKEVKTKRKVTIDTEEIGGPSAGLMFTLEIYNQLTKGDLTKGYRIAGTGTIESDGKVGPIGGVDQKVVAADKEGAEIFFAPNENGKRDSDYQMAVETAKRIGSKMKIVPVDTLSDALAYLESLPEK, encoded by the coding sequence TTGAGAAAAAAGCGCATGCGCGTTCCCCTTCTTCTTGCGGCTGCCGTTGTGCTGTTTGCCGCTTTTTTCCCCCTGCCCTATTACGTAACCCGGCCGGGCATGGCGAAAGAATTGGATTCGGTCGTCCATGTGGAAAACGGGGACCGGGCGGAAGGGAAATTTTTCTTGACGACGGTCCGCATGGGAAGGGCGACGATCATCACCTACCTGATGGCAAAATTTCAAGATTATTCCGAAATCCTTCCCCTCGATTCGGTCCGTCTGGAAAATGAAACGGACGAGGAATACAACGTCCGGCAGCTTTATTACATGGAGGAATCGAAGGAAAACGCCATCCAGGCTGCTTTCAAGGCGGCGGGGGAAAGCTATGAGGTCCGCCATAAGGGCGTGTACGTTTTGGGGGTTGTAAAAGGAATGCCCGCGGAGGGGGTACTGCAAGCCGGCGACCGCATCATTGCCGTCGACGGGAAAACCTTCGATTCTTCGGACCGGTTTATTTCCTACGTGCAAAGCAAAAAAGAAGGCGACAAAATCACCGTCACCTTCCTCCGCAAGGGGAAAGAGCACCGGAAAAAAATCCTCGTCCGGAGGATCCCGGAACTGAATAAGCCCGGGATCGGGATTACGCTGGTGGAGGATAAAGAGGTAAAAACGAAGCGGAAGGTAACGATCGATACGGAAGAAATCGGGGGCCCGTCGGCGGGGCTCATGTTTACCTTGGAAATCTACAACCAGCTGACGAAGGGGGATTTGACCAAGGGATACCGGATCGCGGGGACGGGAACGATAGAAAGTGACGGGAAGGTCGGGCCGATCGGCGGCGTCGACCAGAAAGTGGTCGCCGCCGACAAAGAAGGCGCGGAAATCTTTTTTGCCCCGAACGAAAACGGGAAAAGAGACTCCGACTATCAAATGGCGGTGGAAACGGCAAAGAGGATCGGTTCGAAGATGAAGATCGTTCCGGTGGACACCCTTTCCGACGCTTTGGCCTATCTCGAATCCCTGCCGGAAAAATAG
- the ylbJ gene encoding sporulation integral membrane protein YlbJ has product MGALMKSVLLAFLAIVLALGLILFPEEAFQASLKGLDTWWRVVFPSLLPFFIISELLIGFGVVHFLGILLEPLMRPLFRVPGIGGFVWAMGMASGNPAGPKLAARMREERAISRMEAERLAAFTSSANPLFIFGAVAVGFFHNPRLGVLLAAAHYGANIAVGLIMRYYGTWEKGEKKGRPLTAKNPFRFLHEKRIEDGRPLGRLLGDAVVQSVQSLLMIGGFIIFFSVINRLLTVTHISGWAAKIAGTVFPLLSLDEDLSEPFISGLFEMTIGIQGISEKAAPLLDQAVVASFLLAFGGFSIQAQVSSILARSDIRFLPFFCARLLQGILASWLTVLLWRPVYEEASAIPAVARPFAEEQARWGHFLSEIGPPVTIIALSVYTFVFLKRSVRTND; this is encoded by the coding sequence ATGGGTGCGTTGATGAAATCGGTCTTGCTCGCCTTTCTCGCAATCGTCCTGGCCTTGGGCCTGATCCTGTTCCCGGAGGAAGCTTTCCAGGCGTCGCTGAAAGGGCTCGATACCTGGTGGCGGGTGGTGTTTCCGTCCCTGCTTCCCTTTTTTATCATCTCCGAATTGCTGATCGGTTTCGGGGTCGTCCATTTTCTCGGGATTCTGCTGGAGCCGTTGATGCGGCCCCTGTTTCGGGTTCCCGGGATCGGAGGCTTCGTGTGGGCGATGGGGATGGCTTCGGGGAATCCCGCGGGGCCGAAGCTGGCCGCCCGCATGCGGGAGGAAAGGGCCATTTCACGCATGGAGGCGGAAAGGCTCGCCGCCTTTACCAGTTCGGCGAACCCGCTTTTTATTTTCGGGGCGGTTGCCGTCGGTTTTTTTCACAATCCCCGCCTGGGCGTGCTGCTCGCCGCCGCCCATTACGGAGCGAATATTGCCGTCGGCCTGATTATGAGGTACTACGGGACGTGGGAAAAGGGGGAAAAAAAGGGCCGCCCCCTCACCGCCAAAAATCCGTTCCGGTTCCTTCATGAGAAAAGGATCGAGGACGGAAGGCCCCTCGGCCGGCTCTTGGGGGATGCGGTCGTTCAATCGGTGCAATCCTTGCTGATGATCGGCGGTTTCATCATCTTTTTTTCCGTAATCAACCGGCTTTTGACCGTCACCCATATCAGCGGCTGGGCGGCGAAAATCGCGGGAACTGTCTTCCCTCTCCTTTCCTTGGATGAGGATCTGTCCGAACCGTTTATTTCCGGGCTGTTCGAGATGACGATCGGCATTCAGGGAATCAGCGAAAAAGCGGCTCCGCTGCTGGACCAGGCCGTCGTAGCCAGCTTCCTTTTGGCCTTCGGCGGATTCAGCATCCAAGCCCAGGTTTCCAGCATCCTGGCCCGGTCGGACATCCGCTTTCTTCCCTTTTTCTGCGCCCGCCTTTTGCAAGGGATTCTCGCCTCATGGCTTACCGTCCTCCTTTGGAGGCCGGTGTACGAAGAAGCATCGGCCATCCCGGCCGTCGCCCGTCCCTTCGCCGAAGAGCAGGCAAGATGGGGGCATTTCCTTTCCGAAATCGGCCCGCCGGTCACGATCATCGCCCTGTCGGTCTACACCTTCGTCTTTCTGAAGCGATCGGTCCGGACAAACGATTGA
- a CDS encoding CAP domain-containing protein, protein MLSIAFNIIYSRDKEDVLIDKRTDPTEDHSLNREDVKEKKKSERPSDGISVYIGQSVDKLQQTYGIPDRIEPSFYGYDWWIYHPQDDKYMQVGVKDGRIVTIALAGKEIKAEPFRIGEKLQSIYQKVDMEPEVEIRYEGGIYRFEILEEDLNYRPLVPLGDIYAQLYLDKFTGKLLFIRFMDKRTLLEMKPYDLTYVGXLVEPEELSEEDRLKAEKGTERQIFDLTNLIRSSHQLSPLAWDDKVAEVALNHSKDMFETETFSHESKGYGTLADRLKANGVYYEKAGENIAYQYSDSIAVVAGWLNSKSHRETMLDEEFTHLGVGVYQKYYTENFIRRTWE, encoded by the coding sequence GTGTTGAGCATCGCCTTCAACATCATCTATTCCAGGGACAAAGAAGACGTGTTGATCGATAAGCGAACGGATCCGACGGAAGATCATAGTTTGAACCGGGAAGATGTGAAGGAGAAAAAAAAGTCGGAACGGCCCTCCGACGGAATCTCCGTTTATATCGGCCAATCCGTGGACAAACTGCAGCAAACCTACGGCATCCCCGACCGCATCGAACCATCCTTTTACGGGTATGACTGGTGGATCTATCATCCCCAGGACGATAAATATATGCAAGTCGGGGTGAAGGACGGACGGATTGTCACCATCGCCCTGGCCGGAAAGGAAATCAAGGCGGAACCGTTCCGGATCGGCGAAAAGCTGCAAAGCATCTACCAGAAGGTGGATATGGAACCGGAAGTGGAGATCCGCTATGAAGGCGGGATCTACCGTTTTGAGATCCTCGAAGAGGATTTGAATTACCGTCCCCTGGTTCCCCTCGGGGATATTTACGCCCAGCTGTACCTGGACAAGTTTACCGGGAAACTCCTGTTCATCCGCTTCATGGACAAAAGGACGCTGCTGGAAATGAAACCGTATGACTTGACGTATGTGGGGANACTGGTGGAACCGGAAGAACTCTCCGAAGAGGATAGGCTGAAGGCGGAAAAGGGGACGGAGCGGCAGATTTTCGATTTGACCAATCTGATCCGTTCATCCCACCAGCTGTCTCCTTTAGCCTGGGACGACAAGGTCGCGGAGGTGGCCCTCAATCACAGCAAAGACATGTTCGAAACGGAAACCTTTTCCCATGAATCGAAAGGGTACGGAACGCTGGCCGACCGGTTGAAGGCCAACGGGGTTTACTATGAAAAAGCCGGCGAAAACATCGCCTACCAATACAGCGACAGCATCGCCGTCGTGGCCGGATGGCTCAACAGCAAAAGCCACAGGGAGACGATGCTGGATGAGGAGTTTACCCATCTCGGGGTCGGCGTCTACCAAAAATATTATACGGAAAATTTTATCCGACGAACTTGGGAGTAG